The following DNA comes from Halorhabdus tiamatea SARL4B.
CTCTGAGGTGTCTCGTCGAGAGGTGTTGCCGGAGACGCGCTTCGATCAGGCCGTCGCGGTGGTTCTCACGCGCCTCGAAGGCGAGGGTCCGCGTCTCGCCGGGCCGCAGGTGGACGTAGTTGTCTGTGAACCACCCCGCGAGTGGTCCGGCGTCGAGCTCGACGAACAGTGCGGCCCCCTCGGGCGCGCTGACTGTCACTTCGTCGCCGTCGATCGTCACGTCGAGGTCGACAGTCGGCAGATCCAACGCCTTGTAGTCCTCGAAGAAGGCCGTCGCCGGATAGGACTCGCCCGGCCCGTCGTACTCGGCCCGGATCATCACGGAGGCGGGGTCGACGTCGTCGGGGAGGTCCGCCCGTTCGACCGTCGCGAGTGGCGTGCTTTCCTGTGGCTCGATGTCCACGTCGACGGCCCGTTCGTCGACGACCTCGCCGTCGAAGGTGACCACCTCGAGGTCGATCTCGCCGGCGAGCGGCCGCGGCTCGTCGCTGGTGAGCCACAGCGTCTGCGCACTGACATCCCCGAAATCGCGTTCGTCTTCGTCGTCGGCCTGGGCGTTCTCCCCGCCGGTGTCGTCCTCGAACTCGGGATGGAACGAGACGAGGACCGGTGCGAACTGCCGGCGGGCGGCGTACTGCTGGGCCTTCCACTGTCCGTCGTATTCGATGGACGCCCAGGAGGCGACCGGCCAGAGGTCGTTGAGTTGCCAGTACAGCGCGCCCATCGTCTTCGGCTTGCGCCGTCGCCAGTGTTCGATCGCGGTCGACATCGCCTCGGCCTGGAGAATCTGTGAGAGATAGACGAAATCTCCGAAGTCGAAGGGCACCCGGAAGTACGAGGCCAGTCGGGTGAGGATGGTCGCGTTCCCGTCGGGGTTGCGCTGGTGGTGTTCCATCAGCGGGGCGGTCGGGTTCAACTGGTCGTCCGGCAACACCGTCCGCAACGAGTCGACCGACGGGAACGACTGATAGCCGAACTCCGAAACGAACCGGGGCTCGGTCGTGTAGTAGTCTTCGAAGGGCTGACCTTCGTGCCAGACGTCCCAGTAGTGGACGTCACCCGACCCGAACGCGTAGGGATCGTCACTGTCGGGGCCGCTGGAGGGTGATCCGGGCCAGAAGGTCCGCGAGGGGTCCTCTTCGCGGCAGGTCGGCCCGACGGTCTCCTCGTAGAGCGCCTCGTAATCGTCGACGTGTTCGTCGTGGGCCGGGTGGTCGACGAACCAGTTGTAGAGGGCCTCCTCGTTCTCGTTGTTCGCACACCACACCGCGATCGAGGCGTGGTTCGCCAGCCGACGGACCTGATAGCGGACCTCTTGCTCGACGGTCTCCAGAAAGTCCTCGTCCGAAGGGTGGAGCGAACATGAGAACATGATGTCCTGCCAGACCAGCAGGCCGTGTTCGTCACACAACTCGTAGAAGGCGTCGTTCTCGTAGTAGCCGCCACCCCAGACCCGGAGCATCGTCATGTTCGCTTCCGCGGCGCTCTCGATGAGGTGCTCGTACCGGTCGCGGGTCACGTCGCCGTACATCGGGGCGATGGGGATCGTGTTGGCTCCCTTCGCGAAAACAGGGGTGTCGTTGACCTCGAACTGAAAGGACGCCCCTTCGGCATCGGGTTCGACCACGAGTTCGAGTTCCCGAAAGCCCAGCCGGTCGGTCACGGTGTGGCTGGTCGGATCACCGGCTCCATTTCGATCGGTGACCGTCACCGCGAGGTCGTACAGCGGCTGGTCGCCGTAGCCGTTTGGCCACCACAGCTCGACGTCTTCGACGCCGAGCGTGAGTGAGACGTCCTGCTCTCCTTCGTCCAGGTCGACCGTCTCGGTCGTCTCGCCGTCGGCGACCGACGCCGCCAGTTCGTACTCGCCCGCTCTCGGCGCATCGACGCCGACTCGGACGGTCAGGTCGACCCCCTCGCCATCGTGGTCTTGCTCGGTCGTCGTGTGGGTGATCCGTGGACTGGAGTACGCCACCAGCGAAACGTCCCGGTAGATTCCCATCGTCGGCAGGCTCGGCCCCCAGTCCCACCCGAAGTGACACTGGGCCTTCCGGACGAAGGGCCGACCCGGCTGTTCGACCGGGTAGTGGGTATGGGGAACCTCGTAGGGAGTGGACTCTTTCTGTTCGAGCGCGTACTCCACCGGCGACTGGAACTCGACTCGGATCTCGTTGTCACCCGGTTGCAGTACCTCGCCCACGTCGAACTCGTGGCCGACGTGCATGTTGACCGACTCGCCGACCACCTCGCCGTTGACTCGAACGGTCGCGACCGTGTCCAGGCCGTCGAATTGCAACAGGACGCGATCGTGCTCGAGCATCGACGGCTCGACCTCGAACGTCCGGCGATAGGTCCAGTCAGTCCGACCGACCCACTGGACGTCGAGTTCGTTGTCGGCCTCGAGCGGATCGTCGATCACGTCGTTCGCGAGCAGATCCGTATAGACGCCACCGGGAACGGCCCCGTCGCGCCATTCGCCGCCGGTTTCGCGGAACTCCCAGCGACCGTTGAGGAATTTTTTCTGCATATTTACACGGGTTCGATCCCTGACACCATGAATGTTGGTGCGTGAGACGCGACGGCTGCTCTCGGGAGAGACGAGCCTCTCTCGACGGTGACGCAGGCCGAAAAAGACCTCTCCGTCACTGGAGGTTGACCGTGACTTCGCCGTCGAAGTCGAGCAGGACAGACTGGACCGTGTCGCCGAACAGCGCTTTCCCGGTCGGCGAGCGCTTGCGGCCCGACAGGAAGATGTGCTCACACTCGAACTTCTCGGCGGCCTCGATGACTTTCGACGCGCGGTCGCCCTCGCCGGCGACTGCGCCGACGGTCTCGTACTCGAAGTCGGGTTCGGTGAAGACCTCCTCGATGGTTTCGTTCAGCGAGTTGTGGACCGTTTTCAGGATGTCCGAATCGGTGTAGGACGTGTTCTCGACCTCGCCGATCGTGTCGAGGGTCTCTCTGGCCTCGTCGAACTCCTCGGGATCGAGAGTCCCAAAGAGGTACAGCTTCGCGCCGAGTCCCTCGGCGATTTCGCCGGCCTTCTGGAGCATCTCAAGGCTCGCTTCGGTGTCGTCGACGACAACTAGTGCTCGTTCCATACGCGTGTCATCGTACAAAATACACTAAAGTGTTGCCCTCGCCGATTCGGACCGGCGTCTTCCCCGGCGTGTGAGGCCGCAAAAACAAACGACGTCGCAGATCAGATCGCCCGTGACCGCTCAGGATTCGAGGATGTAGCGGTTGAGGACCGACTTCAGCTTCTCCTGGCGTCCCGACTCCAGGTCGATACCGTCGTTGTTCAGGGCGTACTCCGCGAGCGACTCGAAGTCGGTCGACTCCGCGGCGATCTCGGCACCGATACCCTCGTCGTAGCCGTAGCGGTCGTCGAGGACGTCCTCGAAGACGTTGTCCTCGCGGAGTTCGTGAGCGACTTCGAGCCCACGGGCGAAGGTGTCCATGCCGGTGACGTGGCCGTAGAAGAGGTCGACCGGCTCGAAGGATTCACGCCGGACCTTCGCGTCGAAGTTGAGGCCGCCCGGCGCGAGCCCGTCGTTCTCGAGGACTTCCCACATCGCCAGCGTCGTCATGTAGACGTCGGTCGGGAACTCGTCGGTGTCCCAGCCGATGAGCTTATCGCCCTGGTTTGCGTCGACGCTGCCGAGCGAATCGTTGATCCGGGCGTACTGGAGTTCGTGGCGGAAGGTGTGGCCCGCAAGCGTCGCGTGGTTGGCCTCGAGGTTGAGGTTGAAGCGATCTTCCAGACCGTACTCACGCAGGAACGCCAGGACGTTCGCGGCGTCGAAGTCGTACTGGTGTTTGGTGGGCTCTTTGGGCTTTGGCTCGATGAGCAACTGGCCGTCGAAGCCGATGTCGTCGGCGTAGTCGGCGGCCATCCGGAAGAACCGACCCATGTTGTCGAGTTCCCGGCCCATGTCGGCGTTCAGCAGCGTCTTGTAGCCTTCGCGGCCGCCCCAGAAGACGAAGTTCTCGCCGCCGAGGCGCTCGGTGACCTCCATCGCTTTCTTGACCTGGCCCGCGGCGTGAGCGAAGACGTCAGGGTTCGGTGAGGTTGCCGCGCCGTGCATGAATTTGGGCTCCATGAACAGCTGGGAGGTGCCCCACAGCAACTCGACGCCCGTCTCGTCCATCTTCTCCTCGACGTGGTCGACGATCTCGTCGAGATTTTCGTTAGACTCGGCGAGGTTCTCGCCCTTCGGCGCGATGTCGCGGTCGTGGAAACAGAAGTACGGGACGCCGAGTTTCTCGAAGAACTCGAAGCCGGCGTCGACACGGGCGTGGGCCTTCTCCATCGGGTCGTCGATGTCGTCCCAGGGCCGCTGCATCGTCCCCGCCCCGAACGGGTCCGAGCCGTCCTCGGTCAGCGTATGCCAGAACGCCACCGAGAACCGGAGGTGCTCGGCCATCGTCTTCTCGCCGACCTGTTTGTCCGGCTGATAATAGCTATACGAAAGCGGATCTTCGGAATCCGGTCCCTCGTACGTGATCTCGTCGATTTCAGGGAAGTATTCAGTCATAATGTCACCTGTGCCGTGGTACAGACACACTAAAAATCCACGAAGTGGATACTTGAATATTGCGGTACTCTGTGATTCAATAGGTCGTTGACAGTGTTGCCACTGTCGCCCGGAATCGTGAGTCTTCTAAACGAGGTTTCGTCTCTACTCCCGGAGGGAATCTTCGCGCGCTGAATCTACCCCCTGCTCTTTTTTATTGATGCGAGTGGAGTAGAAATGTCCACGACGATAGTCGAATCTGTAGTATTGAGAATAAAAACAATGAATATAGCAGGCACCATCAGTACATAACAGGTAATTTATAACAAACTATGAGTGACGATCCAGACACTGAATCTACGGATGACGACGCAGGGGGTAGCGCAATCGGCCGTCTCTTGGCGACGGCCGTTCCGGACGTCATCAGGAAGCGCTTCGCGCTGAAGTTCGCCCTGGTCTTGGCGATCATGGGGTTGCTTCTTGCCGGGATCGGGTTCACGGCGACGGGTACCCTCTCCGAACAGGTTGAGGACAACGTCAACCAGGAGTACGAAGAGTTGGCGAACCGGCAGGCGACGATCGTCGAGGAGTGGGTAAAACGGAACACCGTTTCGGTCCAGTTGGCCTCCCAGAACAGTGGGTTACGGGAGGATCCCCAGCAGGCAGAACTGACGTTGAACCAACAGTCCGCACCGCTCACCGGTAGTGCTGAGAGCATGCATCTCGTCTCCTTCGCGGGCGACCAACCGCAAGTCATCGCTCGATCTACCGGGATGGCAGCGACTGACCTGCCGATCTCACTCTCAGAGACGCCACAATCCTGGATCCTGGACACTGACATCCAGAACGCGGACGCGGAAAGCGTCTCCATGTCAGACGTGTATCGGAAAGACGGGGACACGATCATCGGCTTCGCCAGTCGTGTCAAGAACTCAGGCAATCGGTTTCTGGTCGTCGAATATTTTGTCGATGAAGTAGGCGAGTCGATCGAGAACAGCCCGCGAACGAACCACTTCGCACAGGCCATCAACACCGACGGCACGGTCCAGATCGACTCGCGCATGACTGGGGAGAACGCCGACGACTCTCGCGTGGGAAGCGAGTACGGCAACAGCGAGACGGTAGCGCTGGCGTTCGAGCAGGCGACAGGAGATGACGACCGACGGTCCGGCGTCCGGATCATCGAGAACAATCCGTCTGTCATCGACGAGGAGTACGCCGTCGGGTACGCTTCAATCGAGGTTCGAGGGGTCGAAACGCAGTGGGCGATCGTTACCCACGCCCCGACCAGTGATCTGTTCGCCTTGGTCAACAGCGTCACGACAGGTGGGCAACTCGTCGTCGGCGTCGGGGTATTGCTGATCGTTCTCGTCGGCGCGTCGCTGGGGTACTCGACGGCGAGCGCACTCGACCGCCTCCGCGCGAAAGTCGAGGAGATGGAAGCGGGGAACCTCGACGTGCCGATTCACTCTACCCGGATCGACTCGATCGGCCGGCTCTACGACGGCTTCGCAAACATGCGAGATTCACTCCGCGAGCAGATCTCCGAGGCCGAGCAGGCCCGGAAAGAGGCCGAGGTCTCCCGGGCCGAAGCCATGGAGATGAGCGAGTATCTCCAGGAGAAAGCCGAGGAGTACAGCCAGACGATGGAGCGGTGTGCAGCCGGGGACCTGACTCGCCGGATGGACATCGACGGGGAGAACGAGGCGATGGACCGGATCGCCAGCGAGTTCAACGAGATGATCGACGAACTCGAGAAGACTACGGGCCAGCTCAAGAGCTTCGCCGACGAGGTCGAAGAGTCCAGCGAGATCGTGCTCAACTCCGCCGATAGCGTCCAAGAAGCCTCAGAGCAGGTGGCCGACTCGGTCCAGCGCATCTCCGACGACGCCTACGAGCAGCAAGAGCGTCTCCAGGATATCTCCGAGGAGATCGACGCGATCTCCGCACGGCTCGACGACTTCGCTGCTGAGCACCCCGATATCGACTTCGAAGACCAACTCGCCCAGATCGACGAGGTGGCCCGGACGGTCGCGGCGGTCGTCGATCTCGCCGAGGAAACGCTCGAAGAATCCGAGAGCGTCGCGGGTGCGGCCGAAGAACAGGCCGCGGAACTCAACGAAGTCTCACAGCGTGCCGACGACCTCATCCGGTACGCCGGGCCGTTGCACGACGTGCTGGATCGCTTCGAGACCCAGTCCGAACACGAGTTCTACTTCCCGACCGGGCCGCGTGACGAGGAGGAGAACGGCGAGTAAGGACATCAGGGAGAACGGAGCCCCTCCCACTCCCCTCGGTATCGTTTGATCGGCTGTTTTCGACCGACTGTGGCGGCTCGTATTCTTGCTCGGCCGTCTGGATGAGCGCAACGACGCCCGAGTATCGTTACTTGGTCACTTGACGGGTTCGACCACTGAGGGTGCTCGCGAGAGGGCAGCCTCTTCGCGCGCTGAATCGACCTCTCGACGCTTGTTTATTGCTGCGAGTGGGGGAGGGAGTAGATATATTAACAATGATTTTCGTATTTGTAGTACAGAGAATAAAAACAATGAATACGGATGGCATTATCGGTTTACAACAGCTCGATTTTTGACAAACAATGAGCCACGAATCAGACATCGAATCTACGGATGACGACGCAAGGGGTAGTGCAATTGGCCGTCTACTGGCGACGGTCGTTCCGGACGTCATCAGAAAGCGCTTCGCGCTGAAATTCGCTTTGGTCTTGGCGATCATGGGGATCATCCTGGCCGGGATCGGGTTCACGGCGACGGGCGCACTCGCTGATCAGGTCGAAGACGACACCCAAGAAGAGTATGAGCGCCTTGCTTCACAGCAGGCGTCGATCGTCGAACAGTGGGTGCAACGCAACGCGGTGACGGTCGACCTCGCCTCGACGAACGACGGACTGGGCGCTGATCTCTCCGAACGGGGGACGCTCAACCGTCAGTTGGCGCGGCCACTGTTCTCGGAGCTAGCTAACGGGTCACATGCAATATACCTCCTCTCGCCGAACAACCAGACCGAGATCGTCGCGATGCAGTACGCGGGTGACTCCATCGAGGAGGTCAACCGGGGACTTCTCCAGTCAGAGACCATCTCCGTCGCGGAGACGAGCCACCCATTGCTGAAAGACCTCCAGCTCGGTATCGGCGAGTATCCGCAGGTTCAGATGACCGAGGTGTATGAAGTCTCGGGGGAACCGGTCGTCGGCTTCATCAAGCGCGTCGAGCACAACGTCGCCAACCGGTATCTCTACATGGAGTTCCGCGTCGAGGACCTGGCCAGGGCCATCAAGAACGAGGGGCTGACGGAAGGCGACGCCGACACCCACTTCTCACAGGTGGTCAACGCCAACAACTCCGTCCAGGCCGACACTCGAGGGCCTGCAGACGGGGCAGCGTCGAACGTCCTCGGCACCTACGGCAACAGTGAGACGATTCAGAAAGCGATGGCTGCACCCGCCGACGGACAACAGCGGACGACCGGCGTCCGGATCGTCGGAAACGACCCCAGCGTCCTCGACGAGGAGTACGCTGTCGGGTACGCGTCAATCGACGGTGACGTGATCGACCCGCCGTGGGCGATCGTGACCCATGCGCCGACCAGCGACCTCTTCGGATTCGTCCAGACGATCTCGCAGTGGGGCAACATCGTGACGGTCCTGGCCGTGGTGTTGATCGGCGGCGTCGGAGCCATTCTCGGGTACTCGACGGCGAGCGCTGTCGATCGGCTCCGCCGGAAGGCCGAGGAGATCGAGGAGGGGAACCTCGACGTGCCGATTCACTCTACCCGGATCGACTCGATCGGCCGGCTCTACGACGGCTTCGACAACATGCGTGACGCGCTGCGCGAGCAGATCTCCGAGGCCGAGCAGGCCCGGAAAGAGGCCGAGGTCTCCCGGGCCGAGGCCATGGAGATGAGCGAGTATCTCCAGGAGAAAGCCGAGGAGTACAGCCAGACGATGGAACAGTGTGCGGCCGGAGACCTCACCCGTCGCATGGAGATAGACGGGGAGAACGAGGCGATGGACCGGATCGCCAGCGAGTTCAACGAGATGATCGACGAACTCGAGAAGACCACCGGTCAGCTCAAGAGCTTCGCCGACGAGGTCGAAGAGTCCGGCGAGATCGTGCTCAACTCCGCCGATAGCGTCCAGGAGGCCTCAGAGCAGGTGGCCGACTCGGTCCAGCGCATCTCCGACGACGCCTACGAGCAGCAGGAACGCCTCCAGGAGATCTCCGAGGAGATCGACGCGATCTCTGCCCGACTCGACGACTTCGCTGCTGAGCACCCCGATATCGACTTCGAAGACCAACTCGCCCAGATCGACGAGGTGGCCCGGACGGTCGCGGCGGTCGTCGATCTCGCCGAGGAAACGCTCGAAGAATCCGAGAGCGTCGCGGGCGCGGCCGAAGAACAGGCCGCGGAACTCAACGAAGTCTCACAGCGTGCTGACGACCTCATCCGGTACGCCGGGCCGCTGCACGACGTGCTGGATCGCTTCGAGACCCAGTCCGAACACGAGTTCTACTTCCCGACCGGGCCGCGTGACGAGGAAGGGGAGTAACGCCAAGCGTTCGGTTTCGAGGGTCGCTCGCCTGTTTTCGCGGGTTTCAGTCCGGTGGTCGTCTCTGCTGGCCGATTTCGAGTCTCGCCGACGCGAAGAACAGCAACATTTAACCCTAGAAATGGCGAGTACACAGACGTACAATGAGCCTTTTGATGGGACTCGACCTGGGGACCTCAGGCGTAAAGACCCTCGTCGCGAACGCCGACGGGGAGGTTCTCGCGACGAATACCGAAGCGTACCCGCTCTATCAGCCCGAAGTCGGCTGGTCCGAGCAGGACCCGGCCGAGTGGTGGGAGGCAACGCTCGACGGCATCGAGGCCGTCCTCGAGGATCCCGCCGTCGATCCGGCCGAGGTCGAAGCCCTCGGCCTCACCGGCCAGATGCACGGGTCGGTCTTCCTCGACGACGAGGGCGATGTCCTCCGTCCGGCGATCCTCTGGAACGACACGCGAACCTCCGCGCAGTGTGACGAGATCGAGGAGCGCGTCGGCGAGGATCGGATCATCGAACTCGCATCGAACCCGCCGTTCGAGGGCTTTACCGCACCGAAGATTCTCTGGGTCCAGCAGCACGAACCCGAGGTCTACGACCAGACCGAGTGGATCCTGCTGCCCAAGGACTACATCCGGTACAAACTGACCGAGGCGTTCGCCACGGACGTCAGCGACGCCTCGGGGACGCTCCTGCTCGACGTCGGCGAGCGCGACTGGTCGCCCGAAATCCTC
Coding sequences within:
- a CDS encoding beta-mannosidase, with the protein product MQKKFLNGRWEFRETGGEWRDGAVPGGVYTDLLANDVIDDPLEADNELDVQWVGRTDWTYRRTFEVEPSMLEHDRVLLQFDGLDTVATVRVNGEVVGESVNMHVGHEFDVGEVLQPGDNEIRVEFQSPVEYALEQKESTPYEVPHTHYPVEQPGRPFVRKAQCHFGWDWGPSLPTMGIYRDVSLVAYSSPRITHTTTEQDHDGEGVDLTVRVGVDAPRAGEYELAASVADGETTETVDLDEGEQDVSLTLGVEDVELWWPNGYGDQPLYDLAVTVTDRNGAGDPTSHTVTDRLGFRELELVVEPDAEGASFQFEVNDTPVFAKGANTIPIAPMYGDVTRDRYEHLIESAAEANMTMLRVWGGGYYENDAFYELCDEHGLLVWQDIMFSCSLHPSDEDFLETVEQEVRYQVRRLANHASIAVWCANNENEEALYNWFVDHPAHDEHVDDYEALYEETVGPTCREEDPSRTFWPGSPSSGPDSDDPYAFGSGDVHYWDVWHEGQPFEDYYTTEPRFVSEFGYQSFPSVDSLRTVLPDDQLNPTAPLMEHHQRNPDGNATILTRLASYFRVPFDFGDFVYLSQILQAEAMSTAIEHWRRRKPKTMGALYWQLNDLWPVASWASIEYDGQWKAQQYAARRQFAPVLVSFHPEFEDDTGGENAQADDEDERDFGDVSAQTLWLTSDEPRPLAGEIDLEVVTFDGEVVDERAVDVDIEPQESTPLATVERADLPDDVDPASVMIRAEYDGPGESYPATAFFEDYKALDLPTVDLDVTIDGDEVTVSAPEGAALFVELDAGPLAGWFTDNYVHLRPGETRTLAFEARENHRDGLIEARLRQHLSTRHLRETY
- a CDS encoding universal stress protein — translated: MERALVVVDDTEASLEMLQKAGEIAEGLGAKLYLFGTLDPEEFDEARETLDTIGEVENTSYTDSDILKTVHNSLNETIEEVFTEPDFEYETVGAVAGEGDRASKVIEAAEKFECEHIFLSGRKRSPTGKALFGDTVQSVLLDFDGEVTVNLQ
- the xylA gene encoding xylose isomerase is translated as MTEYFPEIDEITYEGPDSEDPLSYSYYQPDKQVGEKTMAEHLRFSVAFWHTLTEDGSDPFGAGTMQRPWDDIDDPMEKAHARVDAGFEFFEKLGVPYFCFHDRDIAPKGENLAESNENLDEIVDHVEEKMDETGVELLWGTSQLFMEPKFMHGAATSPNPDVFAHAAGQVKKAMEVTERLGGENFVFWGGREGYKTLLNADMGRELDNMGRFFRMAADYADDIGFDGQLLIEPKPKEPTKHQYDFDAANVLAFLREYGLEDRFNLNLEANHATLAGHTFRHELQYARINDSLGSVDANQGDKLIGWDTDEFPTDVYMTTLAMWEVLENDGLAPGGLNFDAKVRRESFEPVDLFYGHVTGMDTFARGLEVAHELREDNVFEDVLDDRYGYDEGIGAEIAAESTDFESLAEYALNNDGIDLESGRQEKLKSVLNRYILES
- a CDS encoding HAMP domain-containing protein, producing the protein MSDDPDTESTDDDAGGSAIGRLLATAVPDVIRKRFALKFALVLAIMGLLLAGIGFTATGTLSEQVEDNVNQEYEELANRQATIVEEWVKRNTVSVQLASQNSGLREDPQQAELTLNQQSAPLTGSAESMHLVSFAGDQPQVIARSTGMAATDLPISLSETPQSWILDTDIQNADAESVSMSDVYRKDGDTIIGFASRVKNSGNRFLVVEYFVDEVGESIENSPRTNHFAQAINTDGTVQIDSRMTGENADDSRVGSEYGNSETVALAFEQATGDDDRRSGVRIIENNPSVIDEEYAVGYASIEVRGVETQWAIVTHAPTSDLFALVNSVTTGGQLVVGVGVLLIVLVGASLGYSTASALDRLRAKVEEMEAGNLDVPIHSTRIDSIGRLYDGFANMRDSLREQISEAEQARKEAEVSRAEAMEMSEYLQEKAEEYSQTMERCAAGDLTRRMDIDGENEAMDRIASEFNEMIDELEKTTGQLKSFADEVEESSEIVLNSADSVQEASEQVADSVQRISDDAYEQQERLQDISEEIDAISARLDDFAAEHPDIDFEDQLAQIDEVARTVAAVVDLAEETLEESESVAGAAEEQAAELNEVSQRADDLIRYAGPLHDVLDRFETQSEHEFYFPTGPRDEEENGE
- a CDS encoding methyl-accepting chemotaxis protein, with translation MSHESDIESTDDDARGSAIGRLLATVVPDVIRKRFALKFALVLAIMGIILAGIGFTATGALADQVEDDTQEEYERLASQQASIVEQWVQRNAVTVDLASTNDGLGADLSERGTLNRQLARPLFSELANGSHAIYLLSPNNQTEIVAMQYAGDSIEEVNRGLLQSETISVAETSHPLLKDLQLGIGEYPQVQMTEVYEVSGEPVVGFIKRVEHNVANRYLYMEFRVEDLARAIKNEGLTEGDADTHFSQVVNANNSVQADTRGPADGAASNVLGTYGNSETIQKAMAAPADGQQRTTGVRIVGNDPSVLDEEYAVGYASIDGDVIDPPWAIVTHAPTSDLFGFVQTISQWGNIVTVLAVVLIGGVGAILGYSTASAVDRLRRKAEEIEEGNLDVPIHSTRIDSIGRLYDGFDNMRDALREQISEAEQARKEAEVSRAEAMEMSEYLQEKAEEYSQTMEQCAAGDLTRRMEIDGENEAMDRIASEFNEMIDELEKTTGQLKSFADEVEESGEIVLNSADSVQEASEQVADSVQRISDDAYEQQERLQEISEEIDAISARLDDFAAEHPDIDFEDQLAQIDEVARTVAAVVDLAEETLEESESVAGAAEEQAAELNEVSQRADDLIRYAGPLHDVLDRFETQSEHEFYFPTGPRDEEGE